From the Lathyrus oleraceus cultivar Zhongwan6 chromosome 4, CAAS_Psat_ZW6_1.0, whole genome shotgun sequence genome, one window contains:
- the LOC127075378 gene encoding chromatin remodeling protein EBS, with protein sequence MAKTRPGKKDLDSYTIRGTNKIVRAGECVLMRPTDTSKPPYVARVEKIEQDNRNNVRVRVRWYYRPEESIGGRRQFHGAKELFLSDHYDVQSAHTIEGKCVVHSFKNYTKLENVGSEDYYCRFEYKAATGAFTPDRVAVYCKCEMPYNPDDLMVQCEGCKDWYHPACVGVTIEEAKKLDHFVCAECSSDDDIKKPQTTFSSSPGSDSKVEPKRRKRGP encoded by the exons ATGGCGAAAACGAGACCAGGCAAAAAGGATTTAGACTCGTACACAATCAGAGGAACAAACAAGATCGTAAGAG CCGGAGAATGTGTTCTGATGCGACCTACAGACACATCAAAACCACCGTACGTTGCTCGTGTGGAGAAGATCGAACAAGACAACAGGAACAATGTGAGAGTTCGCGTGAGATGGTATTACAGACCTGAGGAATCAATTGGTGGTCGTAGACAGTTTCATGGTGCTAAAGAGCTTTTTCTTTCTGACCATTATGATGTTCAGAGTGCTCACACTATTGAAGGAAAATGTGTTGTTCACTCTTTTAAGAATTATACTAAGCTTGAGAATGTAGGTTCTGAGGATTATTATTGTAGATTTGAGTATAAGGCTGCTACCGGTGCTTTCACTCCTGACCGTGTTGCCGT GTATTGCAAATGTGAAATGCCTTATAACCCGGATGACCTCATGGTACAATGCGAGGGGTGCAAGGATTG GTACCATCCTGCTTGCGTGGGCGTGACTATTGAAGAAGCAAAGAAATTGGACCATTTTGTTTGTGCTGAATGTTCATCGGATGACGACATAAAGAAACCCCAAACTACATTTTCTTCATCACCTGGCTCTGATAGCAAG GTGGAGCCTAAGCGGCGGAAGAGAGGACCATAA